Proteins encoded within one genomic window of Humulus lupulus chromosome 1, drHumLupu1.1, whole genome shotgun sequence:
- the LOC133792423 gene encoding uncharacterized protein At2g29880-like isoform X2, translating to METSKGRGPGQNKRFWSEDEDKHLVEALMELNNEGKFKAEGNFRPGHLRALEMKLKERMPGCDIQAKPHIESRMKTLKTHFQVVHEMLTGPFCSGFGWDNDRKTVTAEKSVWEAYLQSHKEAAPFKIKSFPWYDDLCMVFGKDRATGKNAETAADVVEELQTEEENTTIGEDDFNYANNVDEVPSMSVSDATRGAQSHTQSDGSSKKKRKGVNHEELSDALTQSASIIAREIEKASIRLSKAIGEDMNEKHMQLGKELERTTTLTTAQRHKVARMIMQDNALVSYFFSVPDNEKDEWVTLLLDGSL from the exons ATGGAGACTTCAAAAGGAAGAGGTCCAGGacaaaataaaagattttggaGCGAAGATGAAGACAAACACTTGGTTGAAGCACTTATGGAACTGAATAATGAAGGGAAGTTTAAAGCTGAAGGAAATTTCAGGCCAGGTCATCTTAGAGCTCTTGAGATGAAATTAAAGGAGCGGATGCCTGGATGTGATATACAAGCTAAGCCACACATTGAGTCTAGAATGAAGACTTTGAAGACTCATTTTCAAGTGGTTCATGAAATGTTGACTGGACCATTTTGTAGTGGATTTGGGTGGGACAACGACAGAAAAACTGTTACTGCAGAAAAGTCAGTGTGGGAAGCATATTTGCAG AGTCACAAAGAAGCAGCCCCCTTCAAAATCAAGTCATTCCCTTGGTATGATGACTTATGTATGGTTTTTGGCAAGGATCGTGCAACTGGAAAAAATGCGGAGACTGCAGCAGATGTTGTTGAAGAACTTCAAACTGAAGAAGAAAACACTACTATTGGAGAAGATGATTTCAACTATGCTAACAATGTGGATGAAGTGCCATCTATGTCTGTCTCAGATGCAACAAGAGGTGCTCAATCTCACACTCAATCAGATGGGtcttcaaagaagaaaaggaaaggtGTAAATCATGAAGAACTTTCAGATGCACTCACACAATCAGCTTCTATTATCGCAAGAGAAATTGAAAAAGCTTCTATTCGTTTGAGTAAAGCTATTGGTGAAGACATGAATGAAAAGCATATGCAACTTGGGAAAGAGTTAGAAAGGACCACTACACTTACCACAGCTCAACGTCATAAGGTAGCTCGCATGATTATGCAAGATAATGCTCTGGTTTCTTACTTTTTCAGTGTCCCAGATAATGAGAAGGATGAATGGGTGACACTTCTTCTTGATGGCTCTCTCTAA
- the LOC133792423 gene encoding uncharacterized protein LOC133792423 isoform X3, with product MVRLTVSERQILRKKKIMALYLHWMNVLHVVQWFFKLWEKIIVHGIESSSLGRQLYILDVFVNRQIVHQIAYESDVICFDQLRMNRKAFSNLCIMLETRGGLKASKYLQVDEQVAMFLHVIAHHVKNRVIRFRFMRSGETISKFFHNVLHSIIRLHGALLKRPEPVVENSTDERWKWFKNCLGALDGTHIRVRVPMADKPKYRTRKGEIATNVLGVCSQDMQFIYVLPGWEGSAADGRVLRDAIRRTNGLCVPNAWRLQKEEVQDKIKDFGAKMKTNTWLKHLWN from the exons ATGGTTCGTTTAACTGTCAGTGAGAGACAAATTTTGAGAAAGAAGAAGATCATGGCTCTTTATTTGCATTGGATGAATGTGTTGCATGTAGTGCAGTGGTTTTTCAAATTATGGGAAAAAATTATTGTACATGGTATTGAATCAAGCTCTTTGGGAAGACAATTATACATACTTGATGTTTTTGTCAATAGGCAAATTGTGCATCAAATAGCTTATGAGAGTGATGTCATTTGTTTTGATCAACTTAGGATGAATAGGAAAGCATTTAGCAATTTATGCATAATGCTTGAAACTAGGGGTGGGTTAAAAGCATCTAAATACTTGCAAGTAGATGAGCAAGTGGCCATGTTTTTACATGTAATTGCTCATCATGTGAAAAATAGAGTCATTAGATTTCGATTTATGAGATCTGGTGAGACTATTAGCAAGTTTTTTCACAATGTGTTACATTCAATCATTCGACTACATGGAGCGTTATTGAAAAGACCTGAACCGGTTGTTGAAAACTCAACAGATGAAAGGTGGAAATGGTTCAAG AATTGCTTAGGGGCACTAGATGGAACTCATATTAGAGTGAGAGTACCTATGGCTGATAAACCAAAATATCGTACTCGAAAAGGTGAAATAGCTACAAATGTCTTAGGTGTATGCTCCCAAGACATGCAATTCATATATGTGTTACCTGGATGGGAAGGCTCTGCAGCAGATGGTAGAGTTTTACGTGATGCCATACGTAGAACAAATGGTTTGTGTGTTCCAAATG CATGGAGACTTCAAAAGGAAGAGGTCCAGGacaaaataaaagattttggaGCGAAGATGAAGACAAACACTTGGTTGAAGCACTTATGGAACTGA
- the LOC133792423 gene encoding protein ALP1-like isoform X1, with the protein MVRLTVSERQILRKKKIMALYLHWMNVLHVVQWFFKLWEKIIVHGIESSSLGRQLYILDVFVNRQIVHQIAYESDVICFDQLRMNRKAFSNLCIMLETRGGLKASKYLQVDEQVAMFLHVIAHHVKNRVIRFRFMRSGETISKFFHNVLHSIIRLHGALLKRPEPVVENSTDERWKWFKNCLGALDGTHIRVRVPMADKPKYRTRKGEIATNVLGVCSQDMQFIYVLPGWEGSAADGRVLRDAIRRTNGLCVPNGHYYLVDGGYTNCKGFLAPYRGQRYHLNQWEDGNPPRNPQEFFNMKHSSARNVIERCFGAIKNRWAILRSPSFYPIKTQNRIILACCLLHNFIRREMPTDNTDMHPENESDSGDEEDSMDADGSIRSIEASEVWTTFRNHLALEMYNEWREHRRAS; encoded by the exons ATGGTTCGTTTAACTGTCAGTGAGAGACAAATTTTGAGAAAGAAGAAGATCATGGCTCTTTATTTGCATTGGATGAATGTGTTGCATGTAGTGCAGTGGTTTTTCAAATTATGGGAAAAAATTATTGTACATGGTATTGAATCAAGCTCTTTGGGAAGACAATTATACATACTTGATGTTTTTGTCAATAGGCAAATTGTGCATCAAATAGCTTATGAGAGTGATGTCATTTGTTTTGATCAACTTAGGATGAATAGGAAAGCATTTAGCAATTTATGCATAATGCTTGAAACTAGGGGTGGGTTAAAAGCATCTAAATACTTGCAAGTAGATGAGCAAGTGGCCATGTTTTTACATGTAATTGCTCATCATGTGAAAAATAGAGTCATTAGATTTCGATTTATGAGATCTGGTGAGACTATTAGCAAGTTTTTTCACAATGTGTTACATTCAATCATTCGACTACATGGAGCGTTATTGAAAAGACCTGAACCGGTTGTTGAAAACTCAACAGATGAAAGGTGGAAATGGTTCAAG AATTGCTTAGGGGCACTAGATGGAACTCATATTAGAGTGAGAGTACCTATGGCTGATAAACCAAAATATCGTACTCGAAAAGGTGAAATAGCTACAAATGTCTTAGGTGTATGCTCCCAAGACATGCAATTCATATATGTGTTACCTGGATGGGAAGGCTCTGCAGCAGATGGTAGAGTTTTACGTGATGCCATACGTAGAACAAATGGTTTGTGTGTTCCAAATG gtcATTATTACCTTGTAGATGGTGGATATACTAATTGTAAGGGATTTCTTGCTCCATATCGAGGCCAACGCTATCACCTCAACCAATGGGAAGATGGGAATCCTCCCAGAAATCCACAAGAGTTTTTTAATATGAAGCACTCATCTGCTAGGAATGTCATTGAGAGATGTTTTGGTGCAATTAAGAATCGATGGGCAATTCTTAGGAGTCCATCATTCTATCCAATAAAGACTCAAAACCGAATCATTTTAGCATGTTGTTTGCTTCACAATTTTATTAGGAGAGAAATGCCTACTGATAATACTGATATGCATCCAGAGAATGAGAGTGATAGTGGAGACGAAGAAGATAGCATGGATGCTGATGGATCCATAAGAAGTATTGAAGCTTCTGAAGTGTGGACAACATTTAGAAATCATTTAGCACTTGAGATGTACAACGAATGGAGAGAACATAGGAGAGCAAGCTAG